The genomic window agccttgggggagttattggacctgggtactgattccgaggccacagtagcccagacgtggctccccacgctgcgttgtccttggatcaggagttggcagcacagtgaggcatgggcgtccgccatgtgcatggtggtcagctactagtggcgggtaacccctgcccagtccggacGACGTGCGGGTCATCGTGTAATGACGTCgtggggagctgtggctctgcaggtgccgaggccaagccattgCGGGGGGCCCCGGCGGACGTGGATccccaggctgccgagcccctgaagcagactgccgaggccttggagggaattattggtcctgggtactgattccgaggccacagtagcccagacgtggctccccatgctgcgttgtccttggagcaggagtgaggcatgggcgtcagccatgtgcatagtggttagcacagtggcgggtaacccctgccccgtcctgcttcctgtcccgtcggccactctgctgtactgtgccgagcgtgcggccgatgtcaggggcagcagttggctgagttaatgcgacacgacgttttgtcagagggacgggagaaggaagaggcagcggagtgctgccgagcccgcctcgcgcgggacggagggtcagtggcccggccgaggccttcggcggggagtcgctcgaggccagcggtgagggtgcctcgggcgagtcggagaatcggccgaggccagcggtgagggggcctcgggcgggtcggagaatcggccgaggccagcggtgttttagctggtttcgatctttacgaagcctACGCAGTCGtttttttttgggtcttgcttagggtaccccttctcacgacATCCGACACCATAGTAGACAGTGAAACCTCCAAACTTTGGTGCTTCTGAAGCCTTGAAAGAGAACCTGGAAGACAAAATAGAGGGCTAATCAGTCACCGATGGTATAGTGATAAGATGGGATTGTTAGAAAGAAACAGTCGGCCAACAATCTTTGACGCAACGCAAATTTATAATGCAAATGACGAAGAACCACGAGGAGCACGCGTTTCCCGGTTTCTAAGCAAAAACACACTAGCGGATGGCTCGGTCCTAGCAACTATGCACGCCGCGCCGCAGGGTTTCGGAAAACGTCTGCAAGAAAGAGAGTGCGTGGAGCAGCGGCGGCCGTGCTCGGTTTGAGAGGATAAGATTGACGCGTAAAGCAGAGCGCAGGCCTGTTCTGAGTTCTGACGGACCTGTTCCGGTGGCTATCGGGGTGTTGCATTGCATGGGCGAGGGTGACTCGTGACTGAATGGAATTTGGGCCGCTGCCAGATCAACCATCCAGTATCACGATCCTGCAGTTGGGACACCACAAACAGCGTTcatattttatatataaaaaaaacagcGTTCCATATTTCCTTCTTACGGAGTACGTACGTCTGGTACTCTGGTCTGAAGAAGGAACTCTGAAGATCAGTACCCATAAAAAAAACTCTGAAGATCAGTAGGGGGAACTAACAACACGGGGCAGCAGCGATGCGTCGGTCACCCTCTTCATTTGAACTTATCAGTCCGGCTTATCAGtgactccgcctcgaccgacctcCAAGGGttgggctccgcctcactcgacgactgaggacaggctccgcctcgcccgatggctgagggctggctccgtctcgtccgacccccgagggctaggcttcgCCTTACCCGACGGCTgaggacaggctccgcctcgcccgatggctgagggcgggctccgcctcgcctgacggctGAGGGCGGACTCTGCcccgcccgatgtctgagggcaggctccgcctcgcctgacgtctgagcttcggggctggctccgcctcgcccgacgtctacatCCTGCCCCTTCATAATGACGAAGCacagggtaagacaggacactcaggtcaaccgcagtaccgagtaccataccctgcgcacctacgagaaggtaccgtcaggatacgacgggacgggtgctttaagccctcccaggcatggcagagcccaaatagcgttgtaggcgccgacttttgtcctacagtgttgtgggcgccgccttcagccctcgggcatggatcctaacacaggcatacgacaaccactacaatccaagaggGAACTCACGTCATCAATAGTAACTGGCGtatagtcacttccccgtctactccccgtagggtcactGCTCGGCACCCTGCACACACCGCACCGTCCGTCGGgggaggatgggacgtgaccactcgcTGAAGCGAAGCCAGAACCCGGCCCTATCAAGACCAgcgaaacatgctatccctggcacggtctgccatgtcagcagggcaggctcaagggaaaaggaagacccagcaccttcgaaggaccttctcgacctttggttttttcccctttctcccatctatagtCTCTGCacccccttggcctataaaagggagggcagggcaccccactagagagacggatcgattccacacacaacacacagccaagcagcaaccgagctcttggcatcctttcgacctttctatcagagacttgggacctgtccctctctcgaccatttgtacccctactacgaacctttttcggtactaataacatgagcagcagcaaactggacatagaGACATtcgacccgaaccagtataaaccttgtgttcttcagtacaccatccgagcctaacgcgcaacaaatataaatttactagttggtgtttgtttgaaacaccgacacaGTGCAGCATGTCTGCGACTCCGACGACGAGGTCAACGGTGACAACGCCCAGTCGCATTGATGTCGCTACCAACAGAGAGGCCACAAATACCCCTGCATGAAGATCCGATTTCCCTCTGTCCCCGCTGGATTTGCATCGGCTCTGCCGGATCGGGGTGCCACCACGCCAGGTCGGGGTGCTGCCGTCGATGGAGGGTGGCGGCGCTGCGCTTCGTTTGCCCACCATTCCGCCGCTTTCCCTGTGACAAGCGTGCAAGACGAAGAAGCACGTGAGATTCAGGGAGACACTAGCGACGCGTAGCCTGGCTGGCGTCGACGGCGGCGACGGAGACCTGGGCGTGGGGTAGCGGGGATGTGATGCGGGCAGCCGCGACGCAGCGGGGCACGCGCTGTAGCCTGTCACCTGAGGTCGTGGTAGCAGgcagcgacggcggcggtggagacctgGGCGTGGTCATCCTCCGGGTTCAGCTGGCTTCCGTGGGGGTTCGGCTGGACTCGGCGGTGCCGGAGGACGGGACGGGCAAGCAACGTTGAGAGGCAGGGAACAAGAGGTGAGAGGAGGGGAGAAAAATCAACGGACTTTTTAGGGAAGGAAGAGATTACTGCGACGACACGAACGTTTCGGTCCCACCTGCCGGCGCCTTGGAACGATCATCGCGGTACCGCATGAAGGAGGCAGAGGCAGACCCAAAACAAATATTGCACCAAAAAATGTCCATGCtctgttctttttagttgtaagtAGAAGATGTGGCACTTGGGGGTATGACACGTTGTGCATAGATTGAAAGTGTGGTTTATTTTTATAGGAGATATAAATTACTTTTTTTGTCTCTAAAAAATTAATTTATAGAGTTGTTTTGAGTCAATTTTTttataagtttgaccaaatttatagaaaagagtactaagatttatgacattaactagtttgcttgaacttatcaacctgacttattagccatggtacagtgttttttctctcacaacaaatcagcgaacaatatttttcagcgaaacgaacatgaTTTGTATTAATTTAATCAAACTTAGAAATGTTTGACTAAGATAATTGATTTATTTGAAAACGGAGGTAGAGCTGTGAGAAATAACCTCTATCCCGGTAGCGAGTGATACAGCACCGTATCACAGGTTCACGTTGGGACAGCCTGACAGCATTCAGGTTCAatggcctgttcggcaggactgaaaaataagccaaaatatCTGTTTTATATGATTGTGTATGCCATTGTTTTAGATAAAGGGCGCGTTCGGCTGGCCGGCCAGCCCACTCACGGAATCACTGTTCACGTGACAGTGTTTTCAGAtatctcacaacaatcagccggaacaatggcAGCACCCTTTATCTAAAATTGCTCTCTATAGTTCTTATACCATGTCCATCCTTTATCTAAAACAATAGCAGCACGACAATCATATAAAACAGATATTTTCAGCACAGCATACACAATCAAATCCAACAAGAACAAGGCTTCTTTGGAACATCATCTCAATGTGCACGTGTGATTGGTTACTGAAGAGCACGGCAGAAATTAGATGCTGGATAAGAATCATAAGGGTAAATGTCGTTCATGAAGCTCTGTACACAATCTCAACGTGTCTCAGGTTGTcctgggaggaagaagggaggagaTAAAAGGTCAGCAGGCCATCCTTTGCATGAGTGAACTCTACTTCGTTTTCATCAACTCTACAAAGCTCCGGCCTGATGGCTGAATACGCCCCAAACCGCCCTGGTCCTCGGCATTTGATATGAATTGTCGTAGCTGAAGAATCTGCATCGCTTGAAACATTGTCAAGTGCACCACCAGAGTTGAACATGTCGATCAGTCCAAGAGGCGCAAACCGAACGACTTCGCCGAAAATCTGGTGTAAGAAACAAAAAATTTCTGTAAAAACATGATATTTACAATGCGGAATACATGTAAGAACGAAGGCGAGTGGAAATTAATCTGACGTCTGACCTTTATTGGTGAAATGTTGTAAATCTCACATGTCATAGTAGACAGTGAAACCTCCAAACTTTGGTGCTTCTGAAGCCTTGAAAGAGAACCTGGAAGACAAAATAGAGGGCTAATCAGTCACCGATGGTATAGTGATAAGATGGGATTGTTAGAAAGAAACAGTCGGCCAACAATATTTACATGAACCGAAAGCATATACTGCAGTCTCTCCATTCCAATTATCACCAGCTATCTCCTCGAGAGATTCTACATTGGACGGTGAGAGCTGACCAGTGATGTTTATGTTGATAGGAACATAAGCAGTTTCTTTCACTGGCCAAACCCACTGTCCAGCTCCCTGAAAATTGAACACTCCAATGACACCAGTGAAATTGTTCAAGTTCCATATCTTCAGCAGACTGCAGAAGAATTCACAGATTAGtatgctataaggaacaacttagTAGCAAAAGAAAATGGTAAAGCTATATTCGTGCTCATACCTTTTGCCATCCATGACTGGGTCAGTGAACAGACAATCGCGTGTAGGACGACCAGCATACCTTGCTCTTAGAATCGAGCCGTCTGGTAGAACAAGCTTTTTTAGAACACTGAAATCATGCACCCCGGGTTTGTCGCTGCATATCACAACAAATATACATGCATGGTGAACTCCTGTGCTTGAGTTAAAAGCAACCACAAGAAAATAACTAGAAGATAGAAGTAAATGATCTACACAAAACTACCTGACATAAACACCACTTCCACTCAGGGCTCTAGCTGCTCCATGAATTTCCGCTGATTCATGCTTGCTCTTCACAAGGAAAATGAAAATTAGCTGCTACTGAAGTATAGAAACGTGCCTAAATATACTGCTCGAGATGTCAAAATCTCACATGGAACATATCCCAGTCAGGTATGAAGATTTCTCCCAACAATAGGCTATTGAATGCCACAGAAGCGATGTGCAGAGTTTGCAGTGTTGGTTCCCGAGGCATGAAATCTTCTGAGGCTCTAGCAACTGCACTCTTCAAGGCACTAGAAAACAACCAAGAATTATATCAGATTCTATCTACACAGTAGCTCATATTTTCCACAGCTAGAAATATGCTACCTAAAGATGCTGTCTGAATTGTGACTCATGCAGCAGATTAGGTTGTTTGTTTTGAAGTTCTGGGCAATGGATTCCTCAAGAGCCTGCTGATACTTTCGAGTTACTGCAACACGACCACCAAATCCGCATCCAAGAGTTTCCAACACGTTCTGAACATCAACCTTCACGCCATCCACACCCACACTAGAAAGGTAGCTGTGCTGATCATTGTAGAACTCATATATCTTGTCAGGATCAATGATGCCCACTCCAAATTTCTCCAAGCTGTCCATGGCAATATCCCTCAGGTTCGCAACATTACCTGGCGATTGGACTGGGTAAACAAGCTTTGGATTATACTTCTTCATCGCATCAGATGTTGCTAAGATGCCTCCCCAATATCCAAGTAAAGCATGCCACATGTAGACACACCTATggtttcatgcattgcattttaaTCAGCCAAAAATAGTATGAAGATTAAATCATCATAGAACAAGTACTTCGACAAAAAAAAACAATTACTTGACTCCATGTTTTTCTTTTATCTTCTTAATGAGGTCCCCAAGATTCTTGCAGGTTTCTCCCCTGAACTTATGGTTCTCCTTCAGATCAGTCAGCCTATGCGCAAATCTGGCATAATTACAATACAAATCAGGAACCGACCCTCACCCGGTGCACACTTTTATGGGTTACCAAAGGATGGAACACTAACACGGCCTGCTCACGGATGGCTTCGTCCGCTTCCTTGAATTCGTCAACTGTTTCTTGCCAACCATCATCTATAATCAGAAACCTTGGTGGCACACCACCTTCACGCAGACTGTAGGACAAGAAATGCATTATCACTTTATCAGCAAGTGATAGCTATGAAAAGGAGGCAAAAGATACTCTTCTTAGTGTGTATTCCAAGTGAAACATTTGTTCCTGCAAACCTTTGAAGGCCCTCCTCAATCCCACTTGGGTTCACAGCTTTGTAAAATGCATCCCAAGTGCACCACCCAAACCAGTCCAAATTTGAAGGAATCTGATATTTTGTAATGAATTTAAACAAGGCATGagaaaaaagagaagaatgaAAAGCTTCCCAAGAAGCAATATTACCAAATCAGGTGAAATGAGCATAATTTTACCTCCTTGTCCTCTATATGACTGAAAGTTCCTTTGATCTTGGACACCATCCTAAATGAAGAAGTTGAACAATTAAGCCAATTGTTGAAAAGACCATGTCCATGTGGTATTTTAGGACTTCTTTTTTATCGACTGTGCCTAAGCAAGTACAAGTATAAGAGGAGTGTTATTTTAGGACTTGTGTAAGAGAATGGCATTACTTGATGGATTCCTTCAGAAGATTGAAGGGGTTGTCCCCTGAGTTGATGAACACTGCATCAACTGCTTCCATCGTCTGGACATCAGGATCACCTACCAACAGTCCAGCATTTCCTCTCAGAAATTCCAATCAAAATCCCAAGTTTTGCACATTTTGATGCGATCGACGGATGGAGTACTTAAAGTTTCAAGTTTCATCAGATGGCAGGAGACAAAGCTCACCGCTCTCGAAGCAGAACTGGAGCTCGTCCTCGGGGCTCCCCTGGAGGCTGGCCCGGAAGCCGCCGTCAAGAACCGGCAGCATCAGCGCGTACAGTGAGCCATGCTCCGTCGCGGCCGCAGAACCCACCTCGCTCGTGGACTCCAGAAGCAGCATCTGCGTCTCCGCCGGCACAGCCGCCGCGCCGGCGCCCGTGGCCGGCATCATCCACCAGATCTTGAACCTGAACAGTGACAGCCACCTCCACCCACTGCGAGGCCACCGATCCAAGAACAAACCATCAGTCACAAATCGAATTGGTGGCACAGGCGCCCCCGCCCGCCAGCGCGTCGCGTTCTTGCACGCAGGACACGAGTACTATGACTGACTTACCTAGCCAGGTTTCCGACGGAGAACACGTGGCGgctggacgccgccgccgcccaggctCCGAGGAACGCGGCgcccgaggcggcggcggcctcgtcgTCGGCGACGCCGGCACCGGCTGGCCGTAGGGTGACGTTGGGCGGGGCGCGGACGAGGAGCTCGCGCCCGCCAACCAGCAGGGACCCGCGCTCGAGCTGCGCCATACTCTGCTGCCGCGGCGTGGGCGTGATGGTGCTGAGGTCCTGGCAGGCTCCCAGCATTGCTctgcggaggaggaggagtctgcGACCGCGGTGGCAGCAGCAGCGCGATGTCTTATACGACGGCGACGGGAGCGACAGCGAGAGCGAGCACGGCGGGCGCGAGGCCATCATGAGCAGCCTCGTCAGCACCACGTAGGAAACGCGTCAGACGTTGAACTCCGGCAGTCCCGCGTGTGATGATAAGCTAGTACAGTAGTGGGTTTTGTGGGTTGTGGCCTGTGGGCGCATGGCTGAGAGTCTGAGACGTGCGGAACGCGAAGGCAGGGGGAGGAGAGAGACCCAGAACGATCTCAGAGCTGTCGGGTCTCCTGGTCTCCCCGCCGCAGCTGCAAACCGGCGCCGGCGCTCGGGAGCACCTCGGGTCTTCCACGCGGGGCCCTTCTCTCTCGCGTCGCCGTCGACCAGTCGCAGGAATCGCACCCTCGGAATTTCCATGGCCACACGGGTGTGAGACGATTTATCTATCGATCGTGTGACACGGAGCGTATCTGTaaacgcgcgcgcacacacaatgCCCATCCTGCTGGTTACCCAGGGCAAGAAGCACCCATTTTTTCTTCTTGGGGGGAGTCGAAATTCAGCCTATTTTTTCATGATTAAGAAAATTAAATCACATATGGTGCTTATTTATAGGTGCACTTCTGATAAAACGTGGGCACTCAATTATTCTAGCAGATAATAACTTTtttcaaaaagaaagaaaaggtcgACAAgatatgatgataatgataaaaACAGCACTCGAAGCGTGCAATGGGTGGGCCCGCACGCTCCACGCGACCATGCTGTGCACTCCGCCACAAACGCTGCACTCATCGCGGCGCCCGCTCCGTGCCGCGCCACGATGCTCCAACGACGCCCAGCCCTCGCCGTCCACCGCGCCTGGtgctctcgcccgagggccgagcgAAGCTGGACCCGCGGCCGGACCGCGACTTCTACGCGTTCCCGCGCCTCGTGACGCACGTGGACGACGGCTTCATCGTCACGCTCACGGGCCTCTACCGGGAGCGCCTCCGCGCCGGGTGGGACGTGCTGGACCTCATGAGCTCCTGGGTCAGCCACCTGCCGCCGGAGGTCCAGTTCCGGCGCGTCGTCGGCCACGGTCTCAACGCGCAGGAGCTCGCCAGGAACCCGCGCCTGGACTACTTCTTCGTCAAGGACCTCAACAAGGACCAGCGGCTGGAGCTCGAGGGTGGCACCTTCGATGCTGTGCTCTGCACCGTCAGCGTGCAGTACCTGCAGTCCCCTGAAAAGGTACTTATCGATCATCTATTGCCTTTGGGTTGGGGCAGTTTTTCCCTATTGGCGTCATCGCAGTGGCGATTTGGCATGAATCAGGTCTTCGCGGAGATGTTCCGGGTGCTGAAGCCGGGGGGCGTGTGCATCGTGAGCTTCGGCAACCGGATGTTCTACGAGAAGGCCATCAGCGCGTGGCGGGACGGCACGGCGTACAGCCGCGTCCAGCTCGTGACGCAGTACTTCCAGTGCGTGGATGGGTTCACGCAGCCCGAGGTGATCAGGAAGCTGCGGTCGGCCGGCGGGTCGTCGCCGTCCTCGCCGCTGGACGCCGTGATGAGGCTGTTCGGCGTGGCGGGCTCCGACCCGTTCTACGCAGTTATCTCGTACAGGAACTTCAAGCCAATGTGAAACCCTGATTGACGGAACCTGTGCTACCATTGGGATGTACATACAATCTATAGAATCACTACTGATGCAGAGCTAGTTTGTACATGTACACTGCAGCACTAGCTCAGCTGCGGACAGATGAAAGTTCAGAAGCTCAAACATCATCCATCGACCACCTGATTCAGAAACATGCTAGCAGCAATCCTTGTTATTACAGAAACCACACTTTCACCAACGTCGTTCGTGAACATGAACGAACTAAGACCACCTAGCTATTCAGATGAAGAAACATTAACAGGTAAGCCGTAGCGATCATATGTACAGAGCATAGAGAACCTTATTTAGGGGTCCTGCAACTGCGCGGAGCGGCTGGTCAGTGGGACGTAGCGCACGGACGCATCCTTCTGGATGCTGATTGATCCATCCGTGTTCTTGTCGACCACCTGCAGGTCCTGCAAGTAGGTGCCAACCGGTATGACCATCCGGCCACCAGGCTTTAGCTGATCAAGCAGAGGCTGAGGGATCTTGGGTGCCGCTGCACCAACGTGGATAGCATCATAGGGTGCCACGTCTGGAAAACCAAGCCTGCTATCTGCAGTTTTGAGAGCAGTCAGACATCTTAAGCCCCAGGTTATTTCAGAGTTTGCTGGCCCAACAGAACAAAGTTTCTCTAGCTAGAGCACCAAGAACAAAATTCCAGAACCGGGATATATAATGAAAAAGGTCTACATTTGAAGACAACTTGATTTCGCCATCTGGCACAACAATGACATGTATTAGCACGCGGACTGAATCCcatttggaaaagaaaaaaaaatgtactGCAAACTGTCTACACTTTGAAATAGCATGCCAGCAAGTAAACAGGAACCAACAGTAGCCAACGTTGCTTCATCATAACATGCATACTGAAGAAAATAACAATCTTTAGAAGCTTTAAAGGCTGTGTAAACTGTTGCTTAATGAAATTAATAGCTCAGCATATTATAGATAAACCAATCATCATACCTGTAACATGAAAAGAGAGCGATCCATCCCTCAGTAGTGGAGCTGCAGCGCTTCTTTGCACATTTTCAATAGAAGAAGCAACAATCTCAGGAATGTGTTCAATTCCCACTGCACGACCTTCTGGTCCAACCATCATGGCAAAACAAGCTGTCAGGTAGCCGCTACCTACAATGTGACAGGAATGCATTTGTGACatcaattagaaaaaaaaaatagagcaAGCTGTTTATTCAACCGCAATTGCTGATGGACACTGGCAAATGGCTAAAGTATCAGCAACAGACCTGATCCAACATCCAGAGCATGCATTCCTGGTTGCAAATTATCCTTCAATAGCTCTAAGCAGGTTGCATGCATGTGAGGAGCAGATATTGTTGCATTGAAACCAATAGGCATAGGACTGTCGACGTAAGGGGTACCCTCTGGTACAAATAGCGCTCTATAAATCGTTTCCATTAATTCCGCCACTTTATCAGTTCTAACAGCACCATACTGCTATAGGTACTCAACCAGAGCTTTGTTCCGGTCCAGTGATGGTTGAGTCCAATATTGCTGGAAGTTAATCAAGAATCGGTGAGACTCCACTTTATATGTATGGCTACAGTATGGAATTGCAGCAATAAACAGGCCATCACAGTGATAATTTGAATTAACTTTCTTTTCTTATAACAGAAAAAGATTAAGCATAAATGAAACAAAAAGACTAGTGTGGCATCAAGCCCTTTAACATTAATACAAGTTAAATGTCTATTTACTTGGACATTTCACAGGGGAACTAAAAGTTTGTATGAAGCTTCTCTTGAAGAATAAGAATAGTTCTGTGAAGATTCAACAATCTCATAAAACTACAAGTGCACACTAAAACAGTATTTATACAGCTAGCTCAACTCTAGGATCATGAACCCCCTCATCTGGTCCACTTGTACAGCATATTGCCGTATTCAGAATTACCATGGAGCAGCTAGATATGCAAGCAGCAAATGGCCCGTCCAAAATTCTCTGTGGATTACCCAAAGAAATTATTTGTGGATACCTATGTATCAGAAAGTTGCGGCAAGAGGTGAGCTTCAGATACATCACCTCTGCTACACTTTGACACAAGCTGGCTATCTTCAGCTGCCCACAAACAAGAAGGGAACTTTTTACATCTTTTATTAGTCAAAACCAAATCTTAGAGTATAAAAGCCATGTAACCAAAAGCAAGCTTCATTCTAGTGCAAGCCAGTTTCCAAATTTGTTCATCCAAAACTAAGCCTACCACTCAATTCCACTTAATCGGTTTAACCTAACCCGTGCAGCCATCCAATTTACTGTAGCCACTAACAACTTAACAGGTGCCCGTGCGAGATAATCCGGGTAAATTCCACGACCAACTGACCAAGGGAGCTCAGAGACGAAACGGAGGTGGAAGGAGGGGGGACAGGGCGTCGTTGGTAGCGTGCGACCGCCATATGGTAGAACTTGAAGCAGCGCCGCAGcaggggcggtggcggcgggtaaGGCCTCGTGGGGGCGCCGAGGAGGCTGTGGATGAATCGGCGCGGGAGCGCGGTGGAGGCGGAGGGCGAGAGGCGGCGTGCGGGGGAGGAGGCGGACGCGCATGCGGCGGCGAGGCACATGGCGATGGCAGCCGTGTCGGGAAAAAAAAAATCCGTTATAAGAGAGCCGGGGGAGCAGCGGCCGGCTGCGGTGGCTGCTTGGAGAAGCCTCGTCTCGACAGGTGGGggtgccgccgccgcacgcgttCTACTACCACGCCACGGCCACGGCTCTTCTAGTTGCAAAGCCTGCAGCCTGCAGGACACGTCGCCACGGCGCGGCGAACCGACCGCACGAactaaggcctggtttagattgtaaattttttaATCTAGACACTGTAGcacattttgtttgtatttgacaaattttgttcgatcatggactaactaggctcaaaagattcgtttcgtgatttacaaccaaactgtacaattagttattttttttacctacatttaatgctccatgcatacgtccaaaaattgatgtgatggagagaaagtgaaaaaacttaaaactttaaggtaatctaaacaagacctGAAGTGCTATGGCCTACCCATCATCGCCTGTGTTCCACCAGCACCTAGAGAGGAGCTGACTAGAGGTCTAGAGGCAACTAAAATTTTACTGTATAATATACACTTTTATGCGTTGCACGAGT from Miscanthus floridulus cultivar M001 chromosome 11, ASM1932011v1, whole genome shotgun sequence includes these protein-coding regions:
- the LOC136493155 gene encoding probable galactinol--sucrose galactosyltransferase 2; its protein translation is MMASRPPCSLSLSLPSPSYKTSRCCCHRGRRLLLLRRAMLGACQDLSTITPTPRQQSMAQLERGSLLVGGRELLVRAPPNVTLRPAGAGVADDEAAAASGAAFLGAWAAAASSRHVFSVGNLASGWRWLSLFRFKIWWMMPATGAGAAAVPAETQMLLLESTSEVGSAAATEHGSLYALMLPVLDGGFRASLQGSPEDELQFCFESGDPDVQTMEAVDAVFINSGDNPFNLLKESIKMVSKIKGTFSHIEDKEIPSNLDWFGWCTWDAFYKAVNPSGIEEGLQSLREGGVPPRFLIIDDGWQETVDEFKEADEAIREQAVFAHRLTDLKENHKFRGETCKNLGDLIKKIKEKHGVKCVYMWHALLGYWGGILATSDAMKKYNPKLVYPVQSPGNVANLRDIAMDSLEKFGVGIIDPDKIYEFYNDQHSYLSSVGVDGVKVDVQNVLETLGCGFGGRVAVTRKYQQALEESIAQNFKTNNLICCMSHNSDSIFSALKSAVARASEDFMPREPTLQTLHIASVAFNSLLLGEIFIPDWDMFHSKHESAEIHGAARALSGSGVYVSDKPGVHDFSVLKKLVLPDGSILRARYAGRPTRDCLFTDPVMDGKSLLKIWNLNNFTGVIGVFNFQGAGQWVWPVKETAYVPININITGQLSPSNVESLEEIAGDNWNGETAVYAFGSCSLSRLQKHQSLEVSLSTMTCEIYNISPIKIFGEVVRFAPLGLIDMFNSGGALDNVSSDADSSATTIHIKCRGPGRFGAYSAIRPELCRVDENEVEFTHAKDGLLTFYLLPSSSQDNLRHVEIVYRAS